Proteins from a single region of Shinella zoogloeoides:
- the dnaN gene encoding DNA polymerase III subunit beta, producing MRITLERSNLLKSLNHVHRVVERRNTIPILSNVLLRADGASLDMKATDLDLEITEATPAQVEQAGATTVPAHLLYDIVRKLSDGSEVLLATSADGASMTVASGRSKFSLQCLPQSDFPDLTAGSFSHTFRLKATDLKMLIDRTQFAISTEETRYYLNGIFIHTIESKGALKLRAVATDGHRLARADVEAPSGSEGMPGIIIPRKTVGELQKLVDNPDLVVTVEVSDAKIRFTIGSIVLTSKLIDGTFPDYQRVIPAGNDKELKIDCQSFAQAVDRVSTISSERGRAVKLALTEGQLTLTVNNPDSGSATEELAVGYENDPLEIGFNAKYLLDITAQLSGTEAVFMLADPGSPTLVRDLAGDDALYVLMPMRV from the coding sequence ATGCGCATTACTCTCGAGCGGTCCAATCTTCTGAAGTCGCTGAACCACGTCCATCGCGTGGTCGAACGGCGCAACACGATCCCGATCCTCTCGAACGTGCTGCTGCGGGCCGATGGCGCGAGCCTCGACATGAAGGCGACCGACCTCGACCTCGAAATCACCGAGGCGACGCCCGCGCAGGTCGAGCAGGCCGGCGCGACGACCGTTCCCGCCCATCTCCTCTACGACATCGTGCGCAAGCTCTCCGACGGTTCGGAAGTGCTGCTGGCGACGAGCGCCGACGGCGCGTCGATGACGGTTGCCTCGGGCCGCTCGAAATTCTCGCTGCAATGCCTGCCGCAATCCGACTTCCCGGACCTCACCGCCGGCAGCTTCTCGCACACGTTCCGCCTCAAGGCGACGGACCTCAAGATGCTGATCGATCGCACCCAGTTCGCGATCTCGACCGAGGAGACCCGCTACTACCTCAACGGCATCTTCATCCACACGATCGAGAGCAAGGGCGCCCTGAAGCTGCGCGCCGTCGCGACCGACGGTCACCGCCTCGCCCGCGCCGACGTCGAGGCCCCGTCGGGCTCGGAAGGCATGCCGGGCATTATCATCCCGCGCAAGACGGTCGGCGAATTGCAGAAGCTGGTGGACAATCCGGATCTCGTCGTCACCGTCGAAGTGTCGGACGCCAAGATCCGCTTCACCATCGGCTCCATCGTGCTGACCTCCAAGCTGATCGACGGCACCTTCCCCGATTACCAGCGCGTGATCCCGGCGGGCAACGACAAGGAACTGAAGATCGACTGCCAGTCCTTCGCCCAGGCCGTCGACCGCGTTTCCACCATTTCCTCCGAGCGCGGCCGTGCCGTGAAGCTGGCGCTGACCGAGGGCCAGTTGACGCTCACCGTCAACAACCCGGATTCGGGCAGCGCGACGGAAGAGCTGGCGGTCGGCTACGAGAACGACCCGCTCGAAATCGGCTTCAACGCGAAATACCTGCTCGACATCACCGCGCAGCTTTCCGGCACGGAAGCCGTCTTCATGCTGGCCGATCCGGGCTCGCCGACGCTGGTGCGCGACCTTGCCGGCGACGATGCGCTCTACGTGCTCATGCCGATGCGCGTGTAA
- the rsmI gene encoding 16S rRNA (cytidine(1402)-2'-O)-methyltransferase — MRDEGVASGAGDGAKSFRLHNAVIPARPLEPALYLVATPIGNLSDITLRALETLAGADVLACEDTRVTRVLLDRYGIVNRPYAYHEHNADEAGPRLIAALEAGKSVALVSDAGTPLVSDPGYRLALLAIAAGLRVVPVPGASAPLAALVGSGLPNDAFFFAGFLPSKDKARRDRLAELANVPATLLFFESPHRIAATVTAAADVLGEARAACVCRELTKTFEEFRRGTLGELAAHYGDGASVKGEIVFVIGPPGEAPAPEAEDVDRLLSMLARDMSTGKAATEAARQTGLPRKDLYQRLLDLKDADAG; from the coding sequence ATGCGGGATGAAGGCGTGGCAAGCGGGGCAGGGGACGGCGCAAAAAGCTTCCGCCTCCACAATGCCGTTATCCCCGCCCGGCCGCTGGAACCGGCGCTCTATCTCGTCGCCACGCCCATCGGCAATCTCTCCGACATCACGCTGCGCGCGCTGGAAACCCTGGCCGGCGCCGATGTGCTCGCCTGCGAGGACACGCGCGTCACCCGCGTGCTGCTCGACCGCTACGGCATCGTCAACCGACCCTATGCCTATCACGAGCACAATGCGGACGAGGCCGGTCCCCGTCTCATCGCCGCGCTCGAAGCCGGCAAGTCCGTCGCCCTAGTCTCCGATGCCGGCACGCCGCTCGTCTCCGATCCCGGCTATCGCCTCGCGCTGCTCGCCATCGCCGCCGGCCTCCGCGTCGTGCCGGTTCCCGGCGCGTCCGCCCCGCTCGCCGCGCTCGTCGGCTCGGGCCTGCCGAACGACGCCTTCTTCTTCGCCGGCTTCCTGCCCTCCAAGGACAAGGCCCGGCGCGACCGCCTCGCGGAACTGGCGAATGTCCCGGCGACGCTGCTCTTCTTCGAGTCGCCGCACCGTATCGCCGCGACGGTCACGGCTGCCGCCGATGTGCTTGGCGAGGCGCGCGCGGCCTGCGTCTGCCGCGAGTTGACGAAAACCTTCGAGGAGTTCCGCCGCGGCACGCTCGGCGAACTTGCCGCTCATTACGGCGACGGGGCGTCGGTGAAGGGCGAGATCGTCTTCGTCATCGGCCCGCCGGGAGAGGCGCCCGCGCCCGAGGCGGAAGATGTGGACCGGCTGCTTTCCATGCTCGCCAGGGACATGTCGACCGGCAAGGCGGCGACCGAGGCCGCCCGCCAGACCGGCCTGCCGCGCAAGGACCTCTACCAGCGCCTCCTCGACCTGAAGGACGCCGATGCGGGATAG
- a CDS encoding YraN family protein, producing MRDRPADPNRLRAFRRGYVSEYLAALYLLARGYRIRAIRYRTKLGEIDIVARRGDLVAFVEVKARRDVDSAVFAVTGTAERRIRAASEIWLSRQPDAHRLSARYDIVAVRPWRLPTHIEDAF from the coding sequence ATGCGGGATAGGCCGGCGGACCCGAACCGGCTCAGGGCCTTCCGCCGGGGATATGTCTCCGAATATCTCGCCGCGCTCTATCTCCTCGCCAGGGGCTACCGCATCCGCGCCATCCGCTACCGCACGAAGCTGGGCGAGATCGACATCGTCGCCCGGCGCGGCGATCTCGTCGCCTTCGTCGAGGTGAAGGCGCGCCGCGACGTGGACAGCGCCGTCTTCGCCGTCACCGGAACCGCCGAGCGGCGCATCCGCGCGGCAAGCGAAATCTGGCTCTCCCGCCAGCCCGACGCCCACCGCCTGTCGGCGCGCTACGATATCGTCGCCGTCCGGCCCTGGCGGCTTCCCACGCATATCGAGGATGCGTTTTGA
- the gshB gene encoding glutathione synthase, protein MAKIKNVAVQMDHVSTINIAGDSTFAMSIEAQSRGYRLFHYTPDRLSLRDGTVYATVEPMELRDVKGDHYTLGAPERVDLSTMDVVLLRQDPPFDMSYITSTHLLERIHPKTLVVNDPAWVRNSPEKIFVTEFADLMPATLITRDPAEIRRFRDEMGDMILKPLYGNGGAGVFHSTRDDRNLSSLLEMFGQMFREPFIAQQYLPDVRKGDKRIILIDGEPVGAINRVPAEHDARSNMHVGGRAEATELTAREKEICARIGPALRERGFIFVGIDVIGDYMTEINVTSPTGIREVKKFGGADIAALLWDAIEKKR, encoded by the coding sequence ATGGCAAAGATCAAGAACGTCGCGGTCCAGATGGACCATGTGTCGACCATCAACATCGCGGGCGATTCCACCTTCGCCATGAGCATCGAGGCGCAGAGCCGCGGCTACAGGCTCTTCCACTACACGCCGGACCGCCTGAGCCTGCGCGACGGCACGGTCTACGCCACCGTCGAGCCGATGGAGCTGCGCGACGTGAAGGGCGATCACTACACGCTCGGCGCGCCCGAGCGCGTCGACCTTTCCACCATGGACGTGGTGCTGCTGCGCCAGGACCCGCCCTTCGACATGTCCTACATCACCTCCACGCATCTTCTGGAGCGCATCCATCCGAAGACCCTCGTCGTCAACGATCCGGCCTGGGTGCGCAACTCGCCGGAGAAGATCTTCGTCACCGAATTCGCCGACCTGATGCCGGCGACCCTGATCACCCGCGACCCGGCCGAAATCCGCCGCTTCCGCGACGAGATGGGCGACATGATCCTGAAGCCCCTCTACGGCAATGGCGGCGCGGGCGTGTTCCATTCCACGAGGGACGACCGCAACCTTTCCTCGCTGCTGGAAATGTTCGGCCAGATGTTCCGCGAGCCCTTCATCGCCCAGCAATACCTGCCGGACGTGCGCAAGGGCGACAAGCGCATCATCCTCATCGACGGCGAGCCGGTCGGCGCGATCAACCGCGTGCCCGCCGAGCACGACGCCCGTTCCAACATGCATGTCGGCGGCCGCGCCGAGGCGACGGAACTGACCGCGCGGGAGAAGGAAATCTGCGCCCGCATCGGCCCGGCCCTGCGCGAGCGCGGCTTCATCTTCGTCGGCATCGACGTCATCGGCGACTACATGACCGAGATCAACGTGACGTCCCCCACCGGCATTCGCGAGGTGAAGAAATTCGGCGGCGCCGACATAGCGGCGCTGCTCTGGGACGCCATCGAGAAGAAGCGCTGA
- a CDS encoding YifB family Mg chelatase-like AAA ATPase, producing MVARVGTIAFQGIEGVPVDVQVMVAPGKVGMQIVGLPDKAVAESRERVQAALHASGLSLPPKRVTVNLAPADLPKEGSHYDLAIALGLMTALGAVPGDALEGYLVIGELNLDGTIAPVAGALPAAMGANALGKGLICPAENGAEAAWAGGGLDVLAPRSLIALANHFKGTQVLSRPAPAIRAPAGDLPDLADIRGQESAKRALEVAAAGNHNLLMVGPPGSGKSMLAARLAAILPPLAPVELLEVSMIHSIAGQLSGGRLSDRRPFRTPHHSATMAALVGGGARAKPGEASLAHHGVLFLDELPEFSPQVLDALRQPLETGECIIARANHRVSYPAAVQLVAAMNPCRCGMAGEPGRTCARGPRCASEYQARVSGPLLDRIDIRIDVPAVTAADLIRPMAGEASETVARRVARARSLQVDRFARLGMGAVTSNARASTALVEKMAEPDPGGLQLLRDAAEKMRFSARGYHRVLKVARTLADLDEAPIVGRIHLAEAISYRMAGERLAAMA from the coding sequence ATGGTCGCGCGGGTCGGTACGATTGCGTTTCAGGGCATCGAGGGCGTGCCCGTCGATGTGCAGGTCATGGTCGCGCCCGGCAAGGTGGGCATGCAGATCGTCGGCCTGCCGGACAAGGCGGTGGCCGAAAGCCGGGAGCGGGTGCAGGCCGCCCTGCACGCCTCCGGTCTGTCGCTGCCGCCCAAGCGCGTCACCGTCAATCTCGCGCCGGCCGATCTTCCCAAGGAGGGCAGTCACTACGACCTCGCCATCGCGCTCGGCCTCATGACGGCGCTCGGCGCGGTGCCGGGCGATGCGCTGGAAGGCTATCTCGTCATCGGCGAACTCAATCTCGACGGCACCATCGCTCCTGTCGCTGGTGCGCTTCCCGCCGCCATGGGGGCCAATGCGCTGGGCAAGGGCCTGATCTGCCCGGCGGAAAACGGGGCGGAGGCGGCCTGGGCCGGCGGCGGGCTGGATGTGCTCGCACCGCGCAGCCTCATCGCGCTCGCCAATCATTTCAAGGGCACGCAGGTCCTCTCGCGCCCCGCGCCGGCCATCCGCGCGCCGGCGGGCGATCTGCCGGACCTTGCCGATATTCGCGGACAGGAAAGCGCCAAGCGCGCGCTGGAAGTGGCCGCCGCCGGAAACCATAATCTGTTGATGGTCGGCCCGCCGGGATCGGGCAAGTCCATGCTCGCCGCGCGCCTTGCCGCCATCCTGCCGCCGCTCGCGCCGGTGGAGTTGCTCGAAGTCTCGATGATCCATTCCATCGCCGGCCAGCTTTCCGGCGGCCGCCTCTCCGATCGCCGGCCTTTCCGCACGCCGCATCATTCCGCCACCATGGCCGCCCTCGTCGGCGGCGGGGCGCGGGCAAAACCCGGCGAGGCGTCGCTGGCCCATCACGGCGTTCTCTTCCTGGACGAGCTGCCGGAATTCTCGCCGCAGGTGCTGGATGCCCTGCGCCAGCCGCTCGAAACCGGCGAATGCATCATTGCCCGCGCCAACCACCGGGTCAGCTATCCCGCCGCCGTGCAGCTCGTCGCGGCGATGAACCCCTGCCGCTGCGGCATGGCGGGCGAGCCGGGCCGCACCTGCGCCCGCGGCCCGCGCTGCGCAAGCGAGTACCAGGCCCGCGTCTCCGGCCCGCTGCTCGACCGTATCGATATCCGCATCGATGTGCCGGCCGTCACGGCGGCGGACCTCATCCGTCCCATGGCGGGCGAAGCCAGCGAGACCGTCGCCCGCCGCGTCGCCCGGGCGCGCAGCCTGCAGGTCGATCGCTTCGCCCGCCTCGGCATGGGCGCGGTGACGAGCAATGCCCGCGCCTCGACGGCCCTTGTCGAGAAGATGGCGGAACCGGACCCCGGCGGTCTCCAGCTCCTGCGGGACGCGGCGGAGAAGATGCGGTTTTCCGCCCGTGGCTATCACCGCGTCCTCAAGGTCGCCCGCACGCTCGCCGATCTCGATGAGGCCCCGATTGTGGGCCGCATCCATCTGGCGGAGGCGATTTCCTACCGCATGGCCGGCGAGCGGCTGGCGGCGATGGCCTGA
- a CDS encoding VOC family protein: protein MLHHLSLGVSDIARAAAFYDAALAPLGYERVWSDIRPGEPDQSVGYGPPGGGDKLALKQHGDAASAPGPGFHIAFAAPDRQAVDAFHKSALSAGGTDNGPPGLRRRYGPTYYAAFIVDPDGHRLEAVFKGSA from the coding sequence ATGCTCCACCACCTTTCCCTCGGCGTCTCGGATATCGCGCGCGCGGCCGCCTTCTACGACGCCGCGCTCGCACCGCTCGGCTATGAGCGCGTCTGGTCGGATATCCGGCCCGGCGAACCGGACCAGTCTGTCGGCTACGGCCCGCCCGGCGGCGGCGACAAGCTTGCCCTCAAGCAGCATGGCGATGCCGCAAGCGCCCCCGGCCCCGGCTTCCATATCGCCTTCGCCGCGCCGGACCGTCAGGCGGTCGACGCCTTCCACAAGTCCGCGCTTTCGGCGGGCGGCACCGACAATGGCCCGCCGGGCCTGCGCCGCCGCTACGGCCCGACCTACTACGCGGCCTTCATCGTCGATCCCGATGGGCATCGGCTGGAAGCCGTCTTCAAGGGATCGGCCTGA
- the cysK gene encoding cysteine synthase A: protein MTETRKPGRGRIYASITETIGDTPIVRLDKFAKEKRVGANLLAKLEFFNPIASVKDRIGVAMIDALEAAGKIVPGQSTLVEPTSGNTGIALAFAAAAKGYRLILTMPETMSVERRKMLALLGAELVLTEGPKGMKGAIAKAEELAASIPGAVIPQQFENPANPEIHRKTTAEEIWNDTDGAIDILVSGIGTGGTITGTGQVLKARKPGLKVVAVEPTDSPVLSGGNPGPHKIQGIGAGFAPAILDTAIYDEVVTVTNDEAFENARLVARLEGVPVGISSGAALAAAAKVGSRPENAGKTIVVIIPSFAERYLSTALFEGLGG, encoded by the coding sequence ATGACCGAAACCCGCAAGCCCGGCCGCGGCCGTATCTACGCTTCCATCACGGAGACCATCGGCGATACGCCGATCGTGCGGCTCGACAAGTTCGCGAAAGAGAAGCGCGTCGGCGCCAATCTCCTCGCCAAGCTCGAGTTCTTCAATCCAATCGCCTCGGTGAAGGACCGTATCGGCGTGGCGATGATCGACGCGCTGGAGGCGGCGGGCAAGATCGTGCCCGGCCAGTCGACGCTGGTGGAGCCGACATCGGGCAATACCGGCATCGCGCTCGCCTTCGCCGCCGCCGCCAAGGGCTACCGCCTCATCCTCACCATGCCGGAGACCATGTCGGTCGAGCGGCGCAAGATGCTGGCGCTGCTCGGTGCGGAACTGGTGCTGACCGAAGGGCCGAAGGGCATGAAGGGCGCCATCGCCAAGGCAGAGGAACTGGCCGCATCCATTCCCGGCGCGGTCATCCCCCAGCAGTTCGAAAACCCGGCCAACCCGGAAATCCACCGCAAGACAACGGCGGAGGAAATCTGGAACGATACGGACGGCGCGATCGATATCCTCGTTTCCGGCATCGGCACGGGCGGCACCATCACCGGCACGGGCCAGGTGCTGAAGGCAAGGAAGCCCGGCCTCAAGGTCGTCGCGGTCGAGCCGACCGACAGCCCGGTCCTGTCCGGCGGCAATCCCGGCCCGCACAAGATCCAGGGCATCGGCGCGGGCTTTGCGCCGGCAATCCTCGATACGGCGATCTATGACGAGGTCGTCACCGTCACCAATGACGAGGCCTTCGAGAACGCCCGCCTCGTCGCCCGTCTCGAAGGCGTGCCGGTCGGCATTTCCTCCGGCGCGGCGCTGGCCGCCGCCGCGAAGGTCGGCAGCCGACCGGAAAACGCCGGCAAGACCATCGTCGTCATCATCCCCTCCTTCGCCGAGCGCTATCTGTCCACCGCGCTCTTCGAGGGCCTCGGCGGCTGA
- a CDS encoding GNAT family N-acetyltransferase produces the protein MPRREGLSFRSHYLDDPAAWRALAGLLDDVFSIDITALDRLGGPDPTGVPFGWFDTAGRCVANITAFSLPLVIEGSEVRAAGLQSGAVRSDHRGQGLYRDLMKAALDHCDAEGFAAVALLTDTPELYRRHGFEALAQHRFAGAAPSGGTARPIRRLDMAEAADIALLHRLLDGRQPVSDRFAPRRQKEMFLFNARLMPGLRLDLMDGNIVIAWQPGEDGRFELLDIVGARIPSLADIFASLRLPPSHAAVHFAPDRLSWEGEALPDAGDMVLMLRAKSSQRPTRPFALPPMAEF, from the coding sequence ATGCCTCGGCGCGAAGGTCTTTCCTTTCGCTCGCATTATCTTGACGACCCGGCCGCCTGGCGGGCGCTTGCCGGACTGCTGGACGACGTCTTCAGCATCGATATCACGGCGCTGGACCGACTCGGCGGGCCGGACCCGACCGGCGTTCCCTTCGGCTGGTTCGATACGGCCGGCAGGTGCGTCGCCAACATCACCGCTTTTTCCCTGCCGCTCGTCATCGAGGGGAGCGAGGTCCGTGCGGCCGGCCTGCAATCGGGGGCGGTGCGGTCGGACCATCGCGGACAAGGCCTTTATCGCGACCTCATGAAAGCGGCGCTGGATCATTGCGATGCCGAGGGTTTTGCAGCCGTCGCGCTTTTGACCGACACGCCGGAACTTTACCGCCGCCATGGCTTCGAGGCGCTGGCGCAACACCGTTTCGCCGGGGCTGCGCCATCCGGCGGAACGGCACGGCCGATACGGAGGCTGGACATGGCCGAGGCGGCCGATATCGCCCTGCTGCACCGGCTTCTCGATGGCCGCCAGCCGGTATCCGACCGTTTCGCCCCGCGCCGGCAGAAGGAAATGTTCCTCTTCAATGCCCGCCTCATGCCGGGCCTGCGGCTCGACCTGATGGACGGGAACATCGTGATCGCGTGGCAACCGGGAGAAGATGGCCGCTTCGAGCTGCTGGATATCGTCGGCGCGCGCATCCCCAGCCTTGCCGATATTTTCGCCAGCCTCCGGCTTCCGCCGTCGCACGCCGCCGTTCACTTTGCGCCCGATCGCCTGTCCTGGGAGGGCGAGGCCCTGCCCGATGCGGGTGACATGGTGCTGATGCTGCGGGCGAAAAGCAGCCAGCGGCCTACACGGCCCTTCGCCTTGCCGCCGATGGCGGAGTTCTGA
- the dut gene encoding dUTP diphosphatase, protein MNAHAPSQPLLSLVRLPHGEGIELPAYETAGAAGMDLRAAVAADAPLTLEPGKRALVPTGFVFEIPHGFEAQIRPRSGLAFKNGITCLNSPGTVDSDYRGEVKVILANLGEEPFVIERGMRIAQMVIAPVTQVAVREATQASETTRGAGGFGSTGVR, encoded by the coding sequence ATGAACGCACACGCCCCCTCCCAGCCCCTGCTCTCCCTCGTCCGCCTGCCGCATGGCGAAGGGATCGAGCTTCCCGCCTACGAGACCGCCGGCGCCGCCGGCATGGACCTGCGCGCCGCCGTGGCGGCCGATGCGCCGCTCACGCTGGAGCCCGGCAAGCGCGCGCTGGTGCCGACCGGCTTCGTCTTCGAAATCCCGCACGGCTTCGAGGCGCAGATCCGTCCGCGCTCCGGCCTTGCCTTCAAGAACGGCATCACCTGCCTCAATTCGCCCGGCACCGTCGACAGCGATTACCGCGGCGAAGTGAAGGTCATTCTCGCCAATCTCGGCGAGGAACCCTTCGTCATCGAGCGCGGCATGCGCATCGCCCAGATGGTGATCGCCCCCGTGACGCAGGTCGCGGTGCGCGAGGCCACGCAGGCAAGCGAAACCACGCGCGGCGCGGGCGGCTTCGGCTCCACCGGCGTGCGCTGA
- a CDS encoding peptide chain release factor 3 — protein sequence MAETLAEAVSRRRTFAIIAHPDAGKTTLTEKLLLFGGAIQLAGEVKAKKDRIQTRSDWMKIERERGISVVTSVMTFEYDGNVFNILDTPGHEDFADDTYRTLTAVDAAVMVIDAAKGIEPRTLKLFEVCRLRDIPIITFVNKMDRESRDPFEILDEVEEKLALDTAPVTWPVGRSKTFCGSYHLADRTFRGSDTQVQPIRMDEAAEVAKHLPENERQAFIDEMELAREACRPFDREAFLEGHLTPVFFGSALRNFGVRDLINALGAFAPPPRDQVADVRKVHAAEDKMTAFVFKIQANMDPNHRDRIAFARVCSGMLERGMKVRLARTGKTIGLSAPQFFFASQRQLADTAYAGDVVGIPNHGTLRIGDTLTEGEALVFEGVPNFAPEILRRVRLEDAMKAKKLKEALQQMAEEGVVQLFSPEDGSPAIVGVVGALQLDVLKERLSAEYGLPVSFEMSRFSVCRWISSDSAAELDKFVTQRRGDIARDLDGDPVFLAQDAFSLRYEAERYPAIKMVAIKEYHVTKA from the coding sequence ATGGCCGAAACCCTTGCCGAGGCGGTCTCCCGCCGCCGCACCTTCGCGATCATCGCGCACCCGGACGCCGGTAAAACCACACTCACCGAAAAACTCCTCCTCTTCGGCGGCGCCATCCAGCTCGCCGGCGAAGTGAAGGCGAAGAAGGACCGCATCCAGACCCGTTCGGACTGGATGAAGATCGAGCGCGAGCGCGGCATCTCGGTCGTGACCTCCGTCATGACCTTCGAATATGACGGCAATGTCTTCAACATCCTCGATACGCCCGGCCACGAGGACTTCGCGGACGACACCTACCGCACGCTGACGGCGGTGGACGCGGCCGTCATGGTCATCGACGCCGCCAAGGGCATCGAGCCGCGCACGCTGAAGCTGTTCGAGGTCTGCCGCCTGCGCGACATCCCGATCATCACCTTCGTCAACAAGATGGACCGCGAGAGCCGCGACCCGTTCGAAATCCTCGACGAGGTGGAAGAAAAGCTGGCGCTCGACACCGCCCCGGTCACTTGGCCCGTCGGCCGCTCGAAGACCTTCTGCGGCTCCTATCACCTTGCCGACCGCACCTTCCGCGGGTCTGATACGCAGGTCCAGCCGATCCGGATGGACGAAGCCGCCGAAGTCGCAAAACACCTGCCGGAGAACGAGCGCCAGGCCTTCATCGACGAGATGGAGCTGGCCCGCGAGGCCTGCAGGCCGTTCGACCGCGAAGCTTTCCTCGAAGGGCACCTGACGCCGGTCTTCTTCGGCTCGGCTCTGCGTAATTTCGGTGTGCGCGACCTCATCAACGCGCTCGGCGCCTTCGCGCCGCCGCCGCGCGACCAGGTGGCGGATGTGCGCAAGGTCCATGCCGCAGAAGACAAGATGACGGCCTTCGTCTTCAAGATCCAGGCCAATATGGATCCGAACCACCGCGACCGCATCGCCTTCGCCCGCGTCTGCTCCGGCATGCTGGAGCGCGGCATGAAGGTGCGCCTTGCCCGCACCGGCAAGACCATCGGCCTTTCCGCCCCGCAGTTCTTCTTCGCCTCGCAGCGTCAGCTTGCCGATACGGCCTATGCCGGCGACGTGGTGGGCATCCCCAACCACGGCACGCTGCGCATCGGCGATACGCTGACGGAAGGCGAGGCGCTGGTCTTCGAGGGCGTGCCGAACTTCGCGCCGGAAATCCTGCGCCGCGTGCGTCTGGAAGACGCCATGAAGGCCAAGAAGCTGAAGGAAGCGCTCCAGCAGATGGCGGAAGAGGGCGTCGTGCAGCTCTTCTCGCCGGAAGACGGCTCGCCCGCCATCGTCGGCGTCGTCGGCGCGCTGCAGCTCGACGTTCTGAAGGAGCGGCTTTCGGCCGAATACGGCCTGCCGGTTTCCTTCGAAATGTCGCGCTTCTCCGTCTGCCGCTGGATTTCCTCCGACAGCGCGGCCGAACTCGACAAGTTCGTCACCCAGCGCCGCGGCGATATCGCCCGCGACCTCGACGGCGACCCGGTCTTCCTCGCGCAGGACGCCTTCTCGCTGCGCTACGAGGCCGAGCGCTACCCGGCGATCAAGATGGTCGCCATCAAGGAGTATCACGTCACCAAGGCGTGA
- the thiD gene encoding bifunctional hydroxymethylpyrimidine kinase/phosphomethylpyrimidine kinase: MAETIANILSIAGSDPSGGAGVQADLKTFAARGAYGMAVLTALTAQNTQGVSGVHLVPPAFVAAQIADVFGDIRVDAVKIGMIASADIAEAVAGALSRHRGPPVVLDPVMVAKGGASLLAREAVEALTRRLLPLATVLTPNLPEAAALLGEPEAADRAAMEGQAKRLLALGPKAVLLKGGHLPGGESPDVLATPDGVRWHEGVRVLTRNTHGTGCSLSSAIAAELGKGRPLAEAVAAAKSFIAGAVRSSDALAVGSGHGPLHHFHALWA; the protein is encoded by the coding sequence ATGGCTGAAACGATCGCAAATATTCTCTCGATTGCGGGCTCCGACCCGTCGGGCGGGGCGGGCGTCCAGGCCGATCTCAAGACCTTTGCCGCGCGGGGCGCTTATGGCATGGCGGTGCTGACGGCGCTGACGGCGCAGAACACGCAGGGCGTCTCCGGCGTGCATCTCGTGCCGCCGGCCTTCGTCGCGGCGCAGATTGCGGATGTGTTCGGCGATATCCGAGTGGATGCGGTCAAGATTGGCATGATCGCCTCGGCTGACATTGCCGAGGCCGTGGCGGGTGCGCTTTCGCGCCATCGTGGCCCGCCTGTCGTGCTCGATCCCGTCATGGTGGCCAAGGGCGGGGCATCGCTGCTTGCGCGCGAGGCTGTCGAGGCTCTGACCCGCCGCCTTCTGCCGCTCGCGACGGTCCTGACGCCCAACCTGCCGGAAGCCGCTGCGTTGCTCGGCGAGCCCGAGGCTGCCGACCGGGCCGCCATGGAGGGGCAGGCGAAGCGGCTGCTGGCACTGGGGCCGAAGGCGGTGCTGCTCAAGGGCGGCCACCTGCCGGGCGGTGAAAGCCCCGACGTGCTGGCCACCCCGGATGGGGTGCGCTGGCACGAGGGCGTGCGGGTGCTGACGCGCAACACCCATGGCACCGGCTGCTCGCTGTCGAGCGCCATCGCCGCCGAACTCGGCAAGGGCAGGCCGCTCGCGGAGGCCGTGGCGGCGGCCAAGAGCTTCATCGCCGGTGCGGTGCGCAGCTCGGATGCGCTTGCCGTCGGCTCCGGCCATGGGCCGCTCCATCATTTCCACGCGCTCTGGGCCTGA
- a CDS encoding LysE family translocator encodes MTLEFLITSLVVILLPGTGVIYTLALGISGGLRAGLLAAFGCTLGIVPHILASVAGLAAVLHASALAFEVLRYIGVAYLLFIAWSLLKESNALDLGPEQAPAEKALRIVRKGIFTNIFNPKLSLFFLAFLPQFIPANAPDATARMLLLGGVFMALTFLVFAIYAGLAAGLRRQVLSRPKIIVWTQRSFAAALGVMGLRLALADR; translated from the coding sequence ATGACCCTTGAATTCCTCATCACGTCGCTCGTCGTCATCCTGCTTCCGGGAACGGGCGTGATCTATACGCTGGCGCTCGGCATCAGCGGCGGTCTGCGCGCCGGCCTGCTCGCCGCCTTCGGCTGCACGCTGGGCATCGTGCCGCATATCCTCGCCAGCGTCGCCGGCCTTGCCGCCGTGCTGCATGCGAGCGCGCTTGCCTTCGAGGTCCTACGTTACATCGGCGTCGCCTATCTGCTCTTCATCGCCTGGAGCCTCCTGAAGGAGAGCAATGCACTCGATCTCGGACCCGAGCAGGCGCCCGCGGAAAAGGCGTTGCGCATCGTGCGCAAAGGCATTTTCACGAACATCTTCAATCCGAAGCTCTCGCTGTTCTTCCTCGCCTTCCTGCCGCAGTTCATTCCCGCCAACGCACCGGACGCCACCGCGCGGATGCTCCTCCTCGGCGGCGTCTTCATGGCCCTGACCTTCCTCGTCTTCGCCATCTATGCCGGGCTTGCCGCCGGCCTGCGCCGGCAGGTCCTGAGCCGGCCGAAGATCATAGTGTGGACGCAGCGCAGCTTCGCCGCCGCCCTCGGCGTGATGGGGCTGCGGCTGGCGCTGGCGGACCGCTGA